A region from the Pararge aegeria chromosome Z, ilParAegt1.1, whole genome shotgun sequence genome encodes:
- the LOC120636364 gene encoding calcium-binding mitochondrial carrier protein SCaMC-2 isoform X2, producing the protein MSMELEETTVPTGDVFEDFLDVFRRCLAKYLDIGEDMNVPDDFTQSELQTGKWWRHLLAGGIAGAVSRTCTAPLDRLKVFLQVNPTRENMTKCLAKMINEGGISGLWRGNGINVIKIAPESALKFAAYEQVKRLIKGEKNNQPLEIYERFAAGATAGAISQTVIYPLEVLKTRLALRKTGQYSGIMDAARKIYAREGLKCFYKGYIPNILGIVPYAGIDLAVYETLKKKYINKYQAHNEQPGVLLLLACGSASCTLGQVCSYPLALVRTRLQAQEKAAKGAEGTMRGAFREIVQREGVRGLYRGITPNFIKVIPAVSISYVVYEYASRSLGVNMT; encoded by the exons taccTCGACATCGGCGAGGATATGAACGTGCCTGATGACTTCACTCAGAGCGAGTTACAAACAGGGAAATGGTGGCGACATCTACTCGCTGGTGGCATCGCTGGCGCCGTTAGTCGGACGTGCACGGCTCCACTCGATAGacttaaagtatttttacaG GTGAACCCTACTAGAGAAAATATGACCAAATGCTTAGCAAAAATGATAAACGAAGGTGGTATTAGCGGTTTGTGGCGAGGTAACggaataaatgttataaaaattgcgCCTGAATCGGCGTTAAAGTTTGCTGCGTACGAGCAAGTCAAACGACTGATAAAAGGAGAGAAGAATAATCAACCGCTAGAGATATACGAGAGGTTCGCCGCCGGGGCCACAGCCGGCGCGATTAGTCAAACTGTGATTTACCCACTAGAGGTGCTAAAGACAAGATTAGCTTTAAGAAAAACAGGGCAATATAGCGGCATCATGGATGCGGCGAGAAAGATATATGCTAGAGAAGGACTAAAGTGTTTCTATAAAGGATACATTCCAAACATCCTGGGTATAGTGCCTTACGCCGGCATAGATCTTGCGGTATACGAGACGCTGAAGAagaagtacataaataaataccaagCCCACAATGAGCAGCCGGGTGTTTTGCTTCTGCTTGCGTGCGGAAGTGCCTCATGCACGCTGGGACAAGTCTGCTCCTACCCTCTCGCCCTGGTGCGGACAAGGTTGCAAGCGCAAG AGAAAGCTGCGAAAGGCGCCGAGGGTACGATGCGAGGTGCTTTCCGCGAGATCGTCCAACGAGAGGGGGTTCGCGGCCTGTACCGCGGAATCACGCCTAACTTCATCAAGGTCATCCCGGCCGTGTCCATCTCGTACGTGGTGTACGAGTACGCGAGCCGCTCGCTCGGCGTCAACATGACGTGA
- the LOC120636364 gene encoding calcium-binding mitochondrial carrier protein SCaMC-2 isoform X3 produces MDEYNDVLEWILKYLDIGEDMNVPDDFTQSELQTGKWWRHLLAGGIAGAVSRTCTAPLDRLKVFLQVNPTRENMTKCLAKMINEGGISGLWRGNGINVIKIAPESALKFAAYEQVKRLIKGEKNNQPLEIYERFAAGATAGAISQTVIYPLEVLKTRLALRKTGQYSGIMDAARKIYAREGLKCFYKGYIPNILGIVPYAGIDLAVYETLKKKYINKYQAHNEQPGVLLLLACGSASCTLGQVCSYPLALVRTRLQAQEKAAKGAEGTMRGAFREIVQREGVRGLYRGITPNFIKVIPAVSISYVVYEYASRSLGVNMT; encoded by the exons taccTCGACATCGGCGAGGATATGAACGTGCCTGATGACTTCACTCAGAGCGAGTTACAAACAGGGAAATGGTGGCGACATCTACTCGCTGGTGGCATCGCTGGCGCCGTTAGTCGGACGTGCACGGCTCCACTCGATAGacttaaagtatttttacaG GTGAACCCTACTAGAGAAAATATGACCAAATGCTTAGCAAAAATGATAAACGAAGGTGGTATTAGCGGTTTGTGGCGAGGTAACggaataaatgttataaaaattgcgCCTGAATCGGCGTTAAAGTTTGCTGCGTACGAGCAAGTCAAACGACTGATAAAAGGAGAGAAGAATAATCAACCGCTAGAGATATACGAGAGGTTCGCCGCCGGGGCCACAGCCGGCGCGATTAGTCAAACTGTGATTTACCCACTAGAGGTGCTAAAGACAAGATTAGCTTTAAGAAAAACAGGGCAATATAGCGGCATCATGGATGCGGCGAGAAAGATATATGCTAGAGAAGGACTAAAGTGTTTCTATAAAGGATACATTCCAAACATCCTGGGTATAGTGCCTTACGCCGGCATAGATCTTGCGGTATACGAGACGCTGAAGAagaagtacataaataaataccaagCCCACAATGAGCAGCCGGGTGTTTTGCTTCTGCTTGCGTGCGGAAGTGCCTCATGCACGCTGGGACAAGTCTGCTCCTACCCTCTCGCCCTGGTGCGGACAAGGTTGCAAGCGCAAG AGAAAGCTGCGAAAGGCGCCGAGGGTACGATGCGAGGTGCTTTCCGCGAGATCGTCCAACGAGAGGGGGTTCGCGGCCTGTACCGCGGAATCACGCCTAACTTCATCAAGGTCATCCCGGCCGTGTCCATCTCGTACGTGGTGTACGAGTACGCGAGCCGCTCGCTCGGCGTCAACATGACGTGA